In one Lolium rigidum isolate FL_2022 chromosome 3, APGP_CSIRO_Lrig_0.1, whole genome shotgun sequence genomic region, the following are encoded:
- the LOC124697203 gene encoding uncharacterized protein LOC124697203 — MAMRPPPLVDDLMREIFQRLPPHDPRDLVRAAAVCRSWRGIISDADFAREYREFHGAPPMLGFLFEELHYGRRPYDEAHCVSHFVSTATFRPPPPACQDRPYWQELDSRHGLVLFYTPRMRTEFLVCDLVTSHQWRIHASPKCGDIMWWEWDEEDKKLERIRCNAAVFCAKDRCDHLDCHGGPFRIALVGSVIDGNTARAAVYSSETREWSDMIEVQTLYFIVGPWSGHSALVGNKVYVPCVESDSIVEYNMDEQKLSVIDAPDTNHGEYIHLMGVENNMLLFASVVTPRLYLSSMEIGPSGAVGWARQRIIELEPLVPCDVLSDKAMLVVGFAEGINIIFLSTIYHGLHTIDLNSGEHKKVHERIYGYYFEKVMPYMSFYTGAWGRLPTSHQASRAVVGATTI; from the exons ATGGCGATGAGGCCTCCTCCGCTGGTAGACGACCTCATGCGCGAGATCTTCCAGCGCTTGCCGCCGCACGACCCCAGAGAcctcgtccgcgccgccgccgtctgcaGGAGCTGGCGCGGCATCATCTCCGACGCCGACTTCGCCCGCGAGTACCGCGAGTTCCATGGGGCGCCGCCCATGCTGGGCTTCCTCTTCGAGGAACTCCACTACGGGAGAAGACCGTACGACGAGGCCCACTGCGTCTCCCACTTCGTCTCCACCGCGACcttccgcccgccgccgccggcgtgtcAGGATCGCCCCTACTGGCAGGAACTCGACTCCCGGCACGGCCTCGTCCTCTTCTACACCCCTCGAATGAGAACGGAGTTCCTTGTCTGCGACCTCGTCACCAGCCACCAGTGGAGAATTCACGCCAGCCCCAAATGCGGCGACATCATGTGGTGGGAGTGGGATGAAGAGGACAAGAAACTAGAGCGCATACGCTGTAATGCCGCGGTGTTCTGCGCCAAGGATCGATGCGACCACCTCGACTGCCATGGCGGCCCTTTCCGCATCGCCTTGGTGGGCTCCGTCATAGATGGGAATACAGCCCGCGCCGCCGTCTACTCATCAGAGACTCGCGAGTGGAGCGACATGATCGAGGTTCAGACCCTGTATTTCATCGTAGGCCCCTGGTCGGGGCACAGTGCTCTTGTGGGAAATAAGGTCTATGTCCCCTGTGTGGAGAGTGACAGTATCGTCGAATACAACATGGATGAGCAAAAACTATCTGTGATTGATGCCCCGGACACAAACCATGGTGAATACATTCACCTCATGGGAGTGGAGAACAACATGCTGCTGTTTGCGTCTGTGGTGACGCCTAGACTCTACCTATCGTCAATGGAGATTGGTCCCAGTGGAGCTGTGGGATGGGCACGACAGAGGATCATCGAGCTCGAACCGTTGGTCCCTTGTGATGTCCTCTCGGACAAAGCCATGTTGGTAGTTGGTTTTGCTGAAGGTATTAATATCATCTTCCTGAGTACAATATATCATGGGCTGCACACAATTGATCTCAATTCAGGCGAACACAAGAAGGTGCACGAGAGGATTTATGGTTATTATTTCGAAAAGGTCATGCCCTACATGAGCTTCTACACTGGAG CATGGGGGCGGTTGCCGACCTCACACCAAGCTTCGCGCGCAGTTGTTGGTGCTACTACGATATAA
- the LOC124697205 gene encoding uncharacterized protein LOC124697205, which produces MATRPPPPLVDDLMREIFLRVPPHDPRALVRAAAGCRSWRGIICDADFAHEYRKRHGAPPMLGFLFEELHYPRREFDEAYWVSHFVSTATFGPPACQDRPYWHALDSRHGLVLFYTPRMEEEFVVCDLLTGNQWEIHASPKCGDIMWWEWDEEDGKLERIHCNAAVLCANDRCDHLDCHGGPFRAALVGSSEDALVAHAIVYSSETGEWSDMISVQYPNCIDGCGHSAVVGNRVYVPCLESDTVLEYNIGEQKLSVIDAPFEDQDQNQPYIELMGVEDGMLFFASVLNARLYLWSMEAGPSGTAGWARRRVIELEPLLPPAAVSEKSDALPVGFAEGVSVIFLRTEDGLYTIDLNSGKCEKVHDRIHGFYLEKVMPYMSFYTGAWGRLPTSQQASRAVVGATTI; this is translated from the exons CCGCACGACCCCAGGGCcctcgtccgcgccgccgccggctgcaGGAGCTGGCGCGGCATCATCTGCGACGCCGACTTCGCCCACGAGTACCGCAAGCGCCATGGGGCGCCGCCCATGCTGGGCTTCCTCTTCGAGGAACTCCACTACCCTCGCAGAGAGTTCGACGAGGCGTACTGGGTCTCCCACTTCGTCTCCACCGCGACCTTCGGCCCGCCGGCGTGTCAGGATCGCCCCTACTGGCACGCACTCGACTCCCGGCACGGCCTCGTCCTCTTCTACACCCCTCGAATGGAAGAGGAATTCGTTGTCTGCGACCTCCTCACCGGCAACCAGTGGGAAATTCACGCCAGCCCCAAGTGCGGCGACATCATGTGGTGGGAGTGGGATGAAGAGGACGGGAAACTCGAGCGCATACACTGTAATGCCGCGGTACTCTGCGCCAATGACCGATGTGACCACCTGGACTGCCATGGCGGCCCTTTCCGCGCGGCTTTGGTGGGCTCCTCCGAGGATGCATTAGTAGCCCACGCCATCGTCTACTCATCAGAGACTGGTGAGTGGAGCGACATGATCTCTGTTCAATACCCAAATTGCATCGATGGCTGCGGGCACAGTGCTGTTGTGGGGAATAGAGTCTATGTGCCGTGTCTGGAGAGTGACACTGTCTTAGAGTACAACATTGGTGAGCAAAAACTATCTGTAATTGATGCCCCGTTTGAGGACCAGGACCAGAACCAGCCGTACATTGAACTCATGGGGGTGGAGGACGGCATGCTGTTTTTTGCGTCCGTGTTGAATGCTAGACTCTACCTATGGTCAATGGAGGCTGGTCCCAGCGGAACTGCAGGATGGGCGCGACGCAGGGTCATCGAGCTTGAGCCGTTGCTCCCTCCTGCTGCCGTCTCGGAGAAGTCGGACGCCTTGCCAGTTGGTTTTGCTGAAGGTGTTAGTGTCATCTTCCTGAGAACAGAGGATGGGTTGTACACAATTGATCTCAATTCAGGCAAATGTGAGAAGGTGCACGACAGGATTCATGGTTTTTATTTGGAAAAGGTCATGCCCTACATGAGCTTCTACACTGGAG CATGGGGGCGGTTGCCGACCTCACAGCAAGCTTCGCGCGCAGTTGTTGGTGCTACTACGATATAA